The Naumovozyma castellii chromosome 2, complete genome sequence AACGAGGAAGACTTGGTAGCCGTTCGCATAGCCTCGTTGTGCGGCGCTAGGGCTGTGGCGATGACAAACGATTTTAGCGGGCTGGGTCCTCTCTTCCTGCGATTGGGAGGAGAGAAGTTGTTTTCCCAGGGTGACGATGAGGGTGTCTTGCAATGGACACAGGGAGGCGTCCACGTCGTGTTGCAAGACATTTCCCTGGTTCCTCACGTGTCCCTGAAGTGGCTGAGGAAACTGGGCAAGCTGGTGCTCTCCTTTAGCGATCCCGGCAAAGTAAGACGAGACGGTGTTCAGCCCGTGTCCGATGTGTTCCAACAGGTCACTGACTCGATCTCCATCATCGGAGCACATGACGCTTCCAGGAAATCATACAGACAACTCTTGCGGTTCTGCCAAACAGGCCAATTGCAGTTCCCGATAGACAGGATACCCTTGCGCCAATTCTTGCAGGGATCCAGGACATTACGCCCATCTCAAGTGGTGGCTGTATAATGCTGCTGTCATATTagaaattaatgataattaaatatatagtCTATACACATAAGCACTCATTCATCGGTCGTGATGTCGGAAACCATCTCTTGCAATATCGGTGTCTTACGCAGAAACAACATCATATCTTCTTGCGTGATGGTTTCTCTGCCGGCATGATGCGCAAATCGTTCTAAATCTGATCCAAGATTGTCTAATTGTAAATAGCACAAttccattaatgaattaataaatttattactAACCGTGATCCGCGTGCTCCCACTATTCATCGTTTGTAATTCCTCTTTAACTTGATTCTCAATGCTGCACCATATTTTGGCCTTCAATCTGGTCTGTAACTCCGCCCTCTGCTTATCGTTATCATCATTCATCTCTGtctattcttctttttgtttcgcttctcttctcttctcttGTTAACTTCACTTCACTTGACATCGATTTCTCGTTTTCGTATATGAATCGCCAAGATTTACCCCGCCTATCCCAAATTTACGAAGACTCCGCCCAACAAATTTCAACACAATTGTACAATAGACATGCCCCTCCCCCATTCATCCATTCATCCATCCATCAACCATCCATCCAACTAAAGATGAAGCAATTGACGGTAAGTTACGGTCTCATCTCCCCTCAACATTCCTCACAAAGAGAATCACATATCCTCCCCATAACAAAAATTTACACATGTCCGGACCTCCAAATTTACTTAACCTGTGGAAGAGATGGATCCATAGTCATAAATCACATGGACCCGCACTCCCAAGCTGCCAAGAAGAGACTCCTGGTCCATAGTGATTGGGTATGTGACCTCATTAGAGTAGGGTCCACTAGGAAATTCATCTCCGTTTCACATGATTTTTCCATTGTGCTTTTCGAAATAATGGAGGATTGCGAGACCTGGGATATGAAGATCATTGGAGATCATGACGACTATATCAAATGTATCGTACCCTTGCCATCCATGTCTGGTGGCGATGAAGAGAGGGAGGACGCGGAGGTGCCCTTTTGGTTTGCTACTGGTGGGTTGGATAAGAAGAttaaaatttggaaattaatAGGGGCTGAGGGATCTAATTCTCAGACTGAAGTGGAATTGGTTCATGTTTTCGATAATTCacatgaagaagatgaaaccGGGTCCATTTATACAATGGCTCCCGTGACGAGTGAAGGTCAATTGCCCTTTGATTTGGTGGTGGGTGATTGTAATGGAGATGTGATTTTTTATTCCGTTCATGATAAAGTGGAACTTAAAAGGTTGAAAAATGTACATTCTTCCAATACAAAAGTCGTCaaattgattgatgatTGTACTAAATTAATAACAACTTGTTCTAATGGGTTGATTTATTTGTGGGATTTATCAAAATTCGAATTAATGACCGATTTTAATGTGAAACCGGCAAAGGTGGGCTCATGGAAATGGGATTGTTCCATTTGGTGCATATATGGAGATTCTTTGAATCATATAATTATTGGAGATTCAAAGGgaagaatttcaagattggattttaatttgatctcacatgataataataataatgaaggtTTAAACCTTAAtcataaagaattaaaatttaCTTCAATTTTTAACCCAAAGAGCTATAAACAACTTTTTAATGATAAGACAATAACGAAACATgacaatgataataataaacacaataataatgaatcaaaaCCTAAAAATATGGGAATccttaatattaatatattagaTCACAATTCCTTAGTTTTTTCATTCTGTACGGATTCCAATTTAAATTGCCTAAATTTAAAGACAAAGGAATTGGTAATTAATAAAGGTGGTTTCGCATTAACAAGAAGCTCTCTACTGACAAATAGAAGGCATGTTATCACGGAAAATACAAAGGGAGAAGTTCAAAGATGGGATATCGTATCATGTGAACTATTAAACACTTTTAAACCTGATGATGGATCATTCGATGATTTAGTCATGAAATTTACTTCAAAGGAAATTCTCTCCCATTGGTGTACAGTTACTGTCAAAGTTGGGGTACTCTTTgtgaaaataaatcaaaaattcttaaaCACAGAAGTGTATGGAACAGcattggaaaattatgACATTATAAATGATGTGGAAATAAACCCTGATCAAAGATATAATTTGGGGAAAACGGTGGtgaattctttatttaacGAATTCTTAACatatgaaattaagaagGATGAACTAATTAGAAAGGAAATTGTAAACAggaaaaagaaggaaaaggaaaatgtATCCAAGGAGGcaataaacaacaaattaatCTCATCAGATTCGGAAAAACCTTTCTCTAGGAAAAATACtaataaaaagaataaatttaCTAGAAACATAGCCATGAAATCAAGTTCTAACTTGAATGGTACCAATAGTAATTATTCACCTGATGTGTATGTTTCCGCTCCGGGCACTCCGATTACAACTGATGATACGCATAAACCCTTTAATTTAAGAACAAATGTAAACTATGATTTGAAACCTCCTGGTTCAGCACCACCGTTAATGGTGAACACACCTAATGAAGAATCCTCCAACATTATTCAACCATCTCCCTTGTCTTCAGAAAATAATACTGTGATTTCTCCTGGGAAagcttcattattatctaGGCgtttcaaatcattaagAAACAGTAATCCTTCAAAATCAGGGTCAGGAATAAATACACCTGAGGAACCATTATCTGATATGGATGGTTTATTGGGCGAAGATTCCAACGAAAGTTCAAGGGACATGTCTTCAGAACCTGTATTATGGAACCAATCATCAGGAATTGATAACATTAATTCTACTAAGAATACCCcattaaattcttctaattctGCATACGGGAAAGTTAAATCAGTAGATTCTTCAAGACTGAACTCAACAACTACAGTAAACTCCAATAGTAACATACCATTAATTAATAACTCTGCAccaaaggaaaaggaatttATGTCGGATCTTCTTGCAGAAATTAAGGACGTCTACATccaagaatataataacaattcttcatcattaaaaCTTTTAACAAAGAGACTTCCAGAATCGAAAATTGATAGAGATTTGAGATGTCCTTTAATTCAAGTCAAGTCAggatcattattattagtacATCTTTGGAGAGATGGTGCCTGTGGGGGGACTGTTCTTTTCTCAACATTTTTACCACCTTCtagaattgaagataatgattctgatgatgagaacaatgataatgacACTTCAAGACTGGAAAGTGAAGACTTAGATTATGATCAATTGAAGCAATATGATTTTACAGAATCAGAATATGGTATTACTATGAATAGAAGACAAGTTTTTGGACAATTGGAGAAGAATCTCCCATATTGGTTTGCCAAGATgttattcaaaaatgtcaagattgaaaatgatagtCAACCAAAATTAAACTTTATTATTGTCCCATGGGTGGATAGTGAGCATGAAAAGGGTAAACAAAATGGTTCAGATGGTCCccaacagcaacaacaacaacaattccaTCATATGTTGAAGTTTGGGCGTACGAAATCTAATGACCCCGTATCA is a genomic window containing:
- the ADH1 gene encoding alcohol dehydrogenase ADH1 (ancestral locus Anc_3.118), whose product is MWWYYAGIVTAIMMTTYMAATRSRKRQEKDVLPLFNDVVKTGNMGFHEGANIQVRVKYFNSSHIIGRIVGVDKEHVHPVWRVNDTVVFPIVDVPFPSRSVMYLDTNDVLLRVDGGSVSDDDLVQFLGTMSGGRWLEALNHHCKPGQFVLFPLLNNEEDLVAVRIASLCGARAVAMTNDFSGLGPLFLRLGGEKLFSQGDDEGVLQWTQGGVHVVLQDISLVPHVSLKWLRKLGKLVLSFSDPGKVRRDGVQPVSDVFQQVTDSISIIGAHDASRKSYRQLLRFCQTGQLQFPIDRIPLRQFLQGSRTLRPSQVVAV
- the MHF1 gene encoding Mhf1p (ancestral locus Anc_3.116), giving the protein MNDDNDKQRAELQTRLKAKIWCSIENQVKEELQTMNSGSTRITVSNKFINSLMELCYLQLDNLGSDLERFAHHAGRETITQEDMMLFLRKTPILQEMVSDITTDE
- the DUF1 gene encoding Duf1p (ancestral locus Anc_3.115), whose translation is MNRQDLPRLSQIYEDSAQQISTQLYNRHAPPPFIHSSIHQPSIQLKMKQLTVSYGLISPQHSSQRESHILPITKIYTCPDLQIYLTCGRDGSIVINHMDPHSQAAKKRLLVHSDWVCDLIRVGSTRKFISVSHDFSIVLFEIMEDCETWDMKIIGDHDDYIKCIVPLPSMSGGDEEREDAEVPFWFATGGLDKKIKIWKLIGAEGSNSQTEVELVHVFDNSHEEDETGSIYTMAPVTSEGQLPFDLVVGDCNGDVIFYSVHDKVELKRLKNVHSSNTKVVKLIDDCTKLITTCSNGLIYLWDLSKFELMTDFNVKPAKVGSWKWDCSIWCIYGDSLNHIIIGDSKGRISRLDFNLISHDNNNNEGLNLNHKELKFTSIFNPKSYKQLFNDKTITKHDNDNNKHNNNESKPKNMGILNINILDHNSLVFSFCTDSNLNCLNLKTKELVINKGGFALTRSSLLTNRRHVITENTKGEVQRWDIVSCELLNTFKPDDGSFDDLVMKFTSKEILSHWCTVTVKVGVLFVKINQKFLNTEVYGTALENYDIINDVEINPDQRYNLGKTVVNSLFNEFLTYEIKKDELIRKEIVNRKKKEKENVSKEAINNKLISSDSEKPFSRKNTNKKNKFTRNIAMKSSSNLNGTNSNYSPDVYVSAPGTPITTDDTHKPFNLRTNVNYDLKPPGSAPPLMVNTPNEESSNIIQPSPLSSENNTVISPGKASLLSRRFKSLRNSNPSKSGSGINTPEEPLSDMDGLLGEDSNESSRDMSSEPVLWNQSSGIDNINSTKNTPLNSSNSAYGKVKSVDSSRLNSTTTVNSNSNIPLINNSAPKEKEFMSDLLAEIKDVYIQEYNNNSSSLKLLTKRLPESKIDRDLRCPLIQVKSGSLLLVHLWRDGACGGTVLFSTFLPPSRIEDNDSDDENNDNDTSRLESEDLDYDQLKQYDFTESEYGITMNRRQVFGQLEKNLPYWFAKMLFKNVKIENDSQPKLNFIIVPWVDSEHEKGKQNGSDGPQQQQQQQFHHMLKFGRTKSNDPVSASTDLPKVSDSNAKLVAPGMIRVKKIKYYVIDRFDSKTPEMKAKVDPSVWLELLCKGQVLENDMTLSTVRTLYWKSQSEIVIEYRRKLTASPLANEIH